From Sneathiella sp. P13V-1, one genomic window encodes:
- the lspA gene encoding signal peptidase II: protein MFMNVSTYTLLAISTLIAILDQATKWWIKQTLVYGESVFVLPFFNWVHVWNTGAAFGLLANAGGWQRYLFIGSASAISILLIYLISKSHQKAEAFAYSLILGGAAGNLFDRIFRGYVIDSFDFYWRSWHWPAFNVADIAIVLGVLLIISKSLISKNKNSDIN from the coding sequence ATGTTCATGAATGTCTCAACATATACCTTGTTAGCCATCTCCACATTAATAGCAATCTTGGACCAAGCGACTAAATGGTGGATTAAACAGACGTTGGTTTATGGCGAATCCGTTTTTGTATTACCTTTCTTTAACTGGGTACATGTATGGAACACTGGTGCCGCATTCGGACTTCTGGCAAATGCTGGCGGCTGGCAGCGCTATTTGTTTATTGGGTCTGCTTCAGCCATCTCAATTTTGCTTATCTATCTGATTAGTAAAAGCCATCAAAAAGCTGAAGCATTTGCTTACAGCCTGATCCTTGGTGGGGCTGCAGGTAATCTGTTTGACAGGATTTTCAGAGGCTACGTTATCGACTCTTTTGATTTCTATTGGCGCTCTTGGCATTGGCCTGCCTTCAACGTGGCTGACATTGCCATTGTTCTTGGCGTTCTACTGATCATTTCTAAAAGCCTGATAAGTAAAAATAAAAATTCTGATATCAACTGA
- a CDS encoding c-type cytochrome, giving the protein MRKVSAESVLGISGVLALAIVVTLVLNLNSASAQSPGTQSQLCCQDMWDPNWMQRDMWGPGKMGPGMRQRMERHRVFMHEGIPVAYRGARNSFSSDAKTIGEGRALYRENCASCHGAKGMGDGEGGKSLSPSPALLANLIEMPMSVDEFLLWSISDGGTAFGTAMPAFKDVLTRDEIWKIVTYMRAGFPVQ; this is encoded by the coding sequence ATGAGGAAAGTGAGTGCCGAGTCTGTCCTAGGGATTTCCGGGGTTCTGGCGCTAGCCATCGTGGTTACACTCGTATTGAATCTCAACAGCGCGAGTGCCCAATCCCCTGGCACTCAATCACAGCTATGTTGCCAGGACATGTGGGACCCAAATTGGATGCAACGCGACATGTGGGGGCCAGGTAAAATGGGGCCAGGCATGCGACAAAGGATGGAACGACACAGGGTCTTCATGCATGAAGGCATTCCTGTTGCGTACCGCGGTGCACGGAATTCCTTTTCGTCCGATGCTAAAACCATCGGTGAAGGGCGGGCCCTTTATCGGGAGAATTGTGCATCCTGTCATGGGGCCAAAGGTATGGGGGATGGCGAAGGAGGTAAGTCCTTGAGTCCTTCTCCGGCATTACTTGCCAACCTAATAGAGATGCCAATGTCAGTCGATGAGTTCCTGCTTTGGTCTATCTCCGACGGTGGCACGGCCTTTGGAACCGCAATGCCTGCTTTCAAAGATGTTTTGACCAGAGACGAAATCTGGAAGATTGTCACCTATATGCGGGCCGGGTTCCCGGTTCAGTAA